The following are from one region of the Heterodontus francisci isolate sHetFra1 chromosome 34, sHetFra1.hap1, whole genome shotgun sequence genome:
- the LOC137349354 gene encoding zinc finger protein 235-like, protein MEAKSVEKPYTCSVCGRGFSRSAGLSVHKCSNAGEKLWKCGDREKELNYTSELETHRHSQTEERPFICTECGKGFTQSSSLLAHQRVHTGERPFTCTECGKGFTHSSSLLVHQRVHTGERPFTCTECGKGFTQSSSLLAHQRIHTGERPFTCTECGKGYINLCALRTHQRVHTGEGPFTCTECGKGFTQLSSLHAHQRVHTGERPFTCSECGKRFSQSWNLLTHQRIHTGERPFTCSHCGKGFTTTSKLVKHKRVHTGERPFTCSECGKGFADSTTRLIHQRVHTGERPFTCSICGKRFTQSSHLVSHQFIHIGERSYICSVCRKGFTRPSYLLRHQRVHR, encoded by the coding sequence atggaagcaaaaagtgtggagaaaccgtacacgtgttctgtgtgtggacggggCTTCAGCCGATCAGCTGGCCTGTCGGTACACAAGTGTAGTAACGCTGGGGAAaagctgtggaaatgtggggaccgtgagaaagaattaaattacacgtctgagctggaaactcatcgacacagtcaaactgaggagaggccgttcatctgcactgagtgtgggaagggatttactcagtcatcctccctactcgcacaccaacgagttcacactggggagaggccattcacctgcactgagtgtgggaagggattcactcattcatcctcCCTACTcgtacaccaacgagttcacactggggagaggccattcacctgcactgagtgtgggaagggattcactcagtcatcctccctacttgcacaccagcgaattcacactggggagaggccattcacctgcactgagtgtgggaagggatacaTTAATTTATGCGCCCTGCgaacacaccaacgagttcacactggggaggggccattcacctgcactgagtgtgggaagggattcactcagttatcctccCTACacgcacaccaacgagttcacactggggagaggccgttcacctgctctgagtgtgggaagagattctctcagtcatggaacctgttgacacaccagcgaattcacactggggagaggccattcacctgctctcattgtgggaagggattcactactacaTCCAAGCTGGTGAAACACAAGCGAGTacacactggtgagaggccattcacctgctctgagtgtgggaagggatttgctgattcaactactcggctgatacaccagcgagttcacactggggagcggccattcacctgctccatatgtgggaagagatttactcagtcatcccacctggtgtCGCACCAGTTCATTCACATTGGGGAGAGGTCATACATCTGCTCCGTGtgcaggaagggattcactcggccaTCCTATctactgagacaccagcgagttcacagataa